One stretch of Penaeus vannamei isolate JL-2024 chromosome 7, ASM4276789v1, whole genome shotgun sequence DNA includes these proteins:
- the LOC113815529 gene encoding zinc finger and BTB domain-containing protein 7B → MATYAANFADASQQYSAYPEAAVAPLPDWFDFLSPDVTDLQGSESVPLPSPTLPMLPLDVMNVLGSTSPPRKRRCLSTTPELGQHSYPSTPPAAVQGHPPQFSYEYQPHVYPSSPVPFFPNPVVPAAPPEVPHDKGLYVYQVSAHAPTTAPTPMVINSEALGPVAVSYNLPPAYRVRRPSRSRGKNAECQVCSKKFDSRYKLKAHMNSHLNKRPFVCDICGQAFLRSHNLASHRRTHESQYAYSCQHCNRGFRRPAERLLHLLLKVCQRQVNLIRRTTYGWNCHVCNVTFTDLPVVQEHVQQHKLNEGPRRACPVCHVLFTGQRDHKILAHVKAYHPDYLRSLG, encoded by the coding sequence ATGGCCACCTACGCCGCAAACTTTGCTGATGCATCCCAGCAGTATTCCGCTTATCCCGAGGCCGCGGTCGCTCCCCTGCCAGATTGGTTCGATTTCCTCAGCCCTGATGTCACCGATCTCCAGGGCAGCGAGTCAGTGCCGTTGCCCTCCCCGACGCTGCCGATGCTGCCCCTCGACGTCATGAACGTGCTGGGGTCGACGTCGCCTCCCCGCAAGCGCCGCTGTCTCTCCACGACGCCGGAGCTCGGTCAGCACTCGTATCCGTCGACGCCTCCGGCAGCGGTCCAAGGCCACCCCCCGCAGTTCTCGTACGAGTATCAGCCACATGTATACCCTTCCTCGCCTGTTCCGTTCTTCCCCAACCCCGTGGTGCCGGCGGCTCCCCCAGAAGTCCCGCATGACAAAGGGCTCTATGTGTACCAAGTCAGCGCCCACGCCCCCACGACGGCGCCCACTCCGATGGTGATCAACTCGGAAGCGCTCGGGCCCGTGGCTGTGTCGTACAACCTGCCGCCTGCCTACAGGGTTCGGCGTCCCTCCCGCAGCAGAGGCAAGAACGCGGAGTGCCAGGTGTGCAGCAAGAAGTTCGACAGCCGCTACAAGCTGAAGGCGCACATGAACTCCCATCTGAATAAACGGCCTTTTGTGTGTGACATCTGCGGCCAGGCCTTCCTCAGGAGCCACAACTTGGCGTCCCACCGTCGAACGCACGAGTCCCAGTATGCCTACAGCTGTCAGCATTGTAACCGTGGCTTTAGAAGGCCGGCAGAGCGACTCCTTCACCTGCTGCTGAAGGTTTGTCAACGACAGGTCAATCTGATCCGACGAACCACTTACGGCTGGAACTGTCACGTTTGCAATGTCACGTTCACCGACCTTCCAGTGGTACAAGAACACGTTCAACAACACAAGCTGAACGAGGGACCCCGCCGTGCCTGTCCCGTGTGTCATGTTCTGTTTACTGGACAACGAGACCATAAAATCCTTGCACATGTTAAGGCTTACCATCCGGACTACTTGAGAAGCCTTGGATAG